A genomic region of Coleofasciculus sp. FACHB-1120 contains the following coding sequences:
- a CDS encoding NAD(P)H-quinone oxidoreductase subunit J — translation MAEAESPAESSGEPQAESQIVEAGKVSLWLKENGFEHQELERDRSNVEIIKVERDFLIPIATALYAYGFNYLQCQGGYDAGPGEELVSFYHLIQVSDNADRPEELRLKVFLPRDDARLPSVYWIWKTADWQEREAFDMYGIVYEGHPNLKRILMPEDWVGYPLRKDYVSPDFYELQDAY, via the coding sequence GTGGCTGAAGCAGAATCCCCAGCAGAATCTTCAGGGGAACCCCAAGCAGAATCCCAAATCGTGGAAGCGGGTAAGGTTTCTCTTTGGCTGAAGGAAAATGGTTTTGAGCATCAGGAACTAGAACGCGATCGCAGTAACGTTGAGATTATCAAAGTTGAGCGAGACTTCTTGATTCCGATTGCGACAGCCCTCTACGCTTACGGGTTTAATTACCTCCAGTGTCAAGGTGGCTATGATGCGGGGCCGGGAGAGGAGTTGGTCAGCTTCTATCATTTAATCCAGGTGAGCGACAATGCTGACAGACCGGAGGAACTGCGGCTGAAGGTGTTTTTGCCACGAGATGATGCTAGACTCCCTTCGGTGTATTGGATTTGGAAGACGGCAGACTGGCAAGAGCGGGAAGCTTTTGATATGTACGGCATTGTCTATGAAGGACACCCGAACCTAAAGCGGATTTTGATGCCGGAAGATTGGGTGGGCTATCCGTTACGCAAGGATTATGTGTCGCCTGATTTCTATGAGTTGCAGGATGCTTATTGA
- a CDS encoding GIY-YIG nuclease family protein yields the protein MIWLQGNEAVQQLSENVLLYDLAQMRGNSALLSRIPENVGGVYAWYRRFELKPTAIHDPEVFTASILDELSKDHCASREARLPPSHRISLQPETSFTKEGDLRAFAADPSFRQLLFMLLDNSLIFQQPLYIGKASNLHSRICSHLREESILRERLKAAGHNINRCRLLLIHTSFTMPTFVSDGADEEDDVDNQASEDCELSDLASEGLVEDILSRLFLPSFTLRYG from the coding sequence GTGATATGGCTACAGGGAAATGAAGCTGTTCAGCAGCTAAGCGAGAATGTTCTTTTGTATGATTTGGCGCAGATGCGCGGAAATAGCGCTCTTCTTAGCCGCATCCCCGAAAATGTCGGTGGTGTATACGCCTGGTATCGTCGCTTCGAGCTTAAACCTACTGCCATACATGATCCTGAAGTTTTCACTGCATCTATTCTCGATGAACTTTCTAAAGATCATTGCGCTTCTAGAGAGGCACGACTTCCCCCATCACATAGGATAAGCCTTCAGCCTGAGACTTCATTCACTAAAGAAGGTGACTTGAGAGCGTTCGCTGCTGATCCATCCTTCCGCCAATTGCTCTTTATGCTTTTGGACAATTCCCTCATTTTTCAGCAGCCATTATATATAGGTAAGGCAAGTAATCTACATTCCAGGATTTGTAGCCACCTTCGTGAAGAAAGCATTCTACGTGAACGGCTTAAAGCTGCTGGTCATAATATTAATCGGTGCAGGCTTCTATTGATTCATACCTCATTCACTATGCCAACCTTTGTCTCAGATGGTGCTGATGAGGAGGATGACGTTGATAATCAAGCCTCTGAAGATTGTGAACTCTCCGATTTAGCGTCAGAGGGCTTAGTTGAGGACATTTTATCCAGGCTGTTTCTTCCATCATTTACTCTTAGGTACGGATAA
- a CDS encoding DNA sulfur modification protein DndB produces MLIIPKTEGKARFNKPLYGMTGTYTLSEGIALPYFLSLVEINRAIDELKIAEQIPASLDTQWSLKELFQREIDDKRVEDDIVKGYLLDPKKLKFFNAITIVLMPKGADGKIQDTFDSSTSIEPPPIPWDGTDPDDTQWNHAEANVANFSGVQFISIGLSARLRWDEDRVLAVAVDGQHRLWALRTFREDQNFRGGTLRTVEERTKVPVLFVLLHPSAGFQNALGEGDYSIRGISRELFTDLNKNAKTVDKARELILDDKSINAQCVRTLLTERTGEDSKERLPLSLVRWQDDSNRFDSSYYLNSLVHLDLLVSATLDLKLPRDPMDKKQVNEFIKSINSALGINEQEVEYQGRLLSQYYSEDYCDEDGEPDTPFARLPENYLDSAVKGFQVNFRPWLLKLLLEFKPYRNLLKYSREHNLIEGTFGKFQAQTNKHRGIIKEQEIAKDSDWHNREILAPQAAIASMKDNQWAFKAIFQKAMVRLGKMVDFEYKGKDKNLGNIDDVLNFLDRLYDKGVLRVDAILTDYPFRLWTFIAINPGNDKIKVAKAVEDRIFSLLCLWYYGSRKIELDAANGERILSNRKLLNFFKAEANKAQWPSCTEVYTLLYKGFNTNAFYGRDHDQLSEDRKKGMVLERFSAILADGLPQIDISSSNYSFADEVDEELGLEQES; encoded by the coding sequence ATGCTGATAATTCCAAAGACTGAAGGAAAGGCAAGATTCAATAAGCCTCTCTATGGTATGACAGGAACTTACACTTTATCTGAAGGAATAGCACTACCCTACTTCCTTTCATTAGTAGAAATTAACCGAGCTATTGATGAGCTTAAGATTGCCGAACAGATTCCCGCATCGTTAGACACACAATGGTCACTAAAAGAACTATTCCAACGAGAAATAGATGATAAGCGGGTAGAGGACGATATTGTTAAGGGCTACCTCCTCGATCCTAAGAAGTTAAAGTTTTTTAATGCTATTACTATCGTATTGATGCCGAAAGGTGCCGATGGTAAAATCCAGGATACATTCGATAGCTCTACAAGTATTGAGCCTCCACCTATTCCTTGGGATGGTACTGATCCTGATGACACACAATGGAATCATGCAGAAGCTAATGTTGCTAACTTTAGCGGCGTTCAATTTATCTCCATTGGACTCTCTGCACGACTTCGCTGGGATGAAGATCGGGTACTTGCAGTAGCTGTAGATGGACAACACCGTCTTTGGGCACTGCGTACCTTCCGTGAAGATCAAAACTTTCGGGGCGGTACTCTTCGCACCGTTGAGGAACGAACTAAGGTTCCAGTTCTCTTCGTTTTGCTACATCCGAGTGCTGGTTTTCAGAATGCTTTGGGTGAAGGTGACTACTCCATTCGGGGAATTTCCCGTGAGTTATTCACTGATTTGAATAAGAATGCTAAGACTGTAGACAAGGCTAGAGAACTTATCCTCGATGATAAGAGTATCAACGCGCAATGTGTTAGAACGTTGCTAACTGAGAGAACAGGTGAGGATTCCAAAGAGCGACTTCCTCTTTCTCTAGTACGTTGGCAAGACGATTCAAACCGATTTGATAGTTCCTACTACCTGAATTCGCTAGTTCATCTGGATCTGTTAGTTTCGGCAACATTGGATCTGAAACTGCCACGCGATCCGATGGACAAAAAGCAAGTCAATGAGTTCATCAAAAGCATAAATTCTGCACTTGGCATAAATGAGCAGGAGGTTGAATACCAAGGACGCTTACTTTCCCAATACTATTCAGAAGATTACTGCGACGAAGACGGAGAACCTGATACACCCTTTGCACGCTTGCCAGAGAATTACCTTGACTCAGCAGTAAAAGGGTTCCAAGTGAACTTTCGTCCCTGGTTACTGAAACTTTTACTTGAGTTTAAGCCATACCGTAACTTACTCAAGTATTCTCGTGAGCATAACTTAATTGAGGGGACTTTTGGTAAGTTTCAAGCTCAAACTAATAAACACAGAGGAATTATCAAAGAACAGGAAATTGCCAAGGATAGTGATTGGCATAATCGAGAAATACTTGCACCTCAAGCAGCTATTGCTAGTATGAAAGACAATCAATGGGCTTTCAAAGCAATATTCCAAAAAGCTATGGTTCGCCTGGGTAAAATGGTGGATTTTGAGTATAAGGGAAAAGACAAAAACCTAGGCAATATAGATGATGTTCTAAACTTCTTAGACCGACTCTATGACAAAGGTGTTCTTAGGGTAGATGCTATTCTGACAGATTATCCATTCCGTTTATGGACGTTTATAGCTATAAATCCTGGGAATGATAAAATTAAAGTTGCCAAAGCTGTAGAAGATAGAATATTTTCTTTATTATGCTTGTGGTACTATGGCTCACGTAAAATAGAACTTGATGCAGCTAATGGTGAGCGTATCTTGTCTAACCGAAAGCTTTTAAATTTCTTTAAGGCAGAAGCCAATAAAGCTCAATGGCCTAGTTGTACTGAGGTATACACATTACTGTATAAAGGTTTTAACACAAATGCCTTTTACGGAAGAGATCACGATCAGTTGAGTGAAGATAGAAAAAAAGGTATGGTACTTGAGAGATTTTCTGCAATACTTGCTGATGGATTACCGCAAATTGATATTTCATCATCAAACTATTCATTCGCTGATGAAGTTGATGAGGAACTTGGATTAGAGCAAGAGTCTTAA
- the dndC gene encoding DNA phosphorothioation system sulfurtransferase DndC, whose product MTTAQEPENKGQTQRIIAELVEDIQHLTAEIQMLYCSDSIPWVVGYSGGKDSTAVLQLVWNAISSLPPEQRTKPIHVISTDTLVENPIVSTWVRNSLAQMKAAAQNQGMPIEPHLLHPKVKETFWVNLIGKGYPAPRNQFRWCTERLKIHPANHFIRKVVRVSGETILVLGTRKAESAKRAATMEKHQARRVRDRLSPNASLPNSLIYSPIEDWRNDEVWIYLNQSQNPWGYSNKDLLTMYRGATADNECPLVIDTSTPSCGDSRFGCWVCTLVSKDKSMEAMIQNDDEKEWMQPLLDIRNELDERDDRDKRDFRRIWGAVQLFERNVDDETSVEPIPGPYTKYWREHWLRRVLEAQTQIRRTAPLEMRDITLITQDELSEIRRIWLEKKHEFDDSLPRIYEEVTGESFQDIRPGAERKLLGSDEWEVLQEICNDDGMHLELMAKLLDTERQFHVKSRRGVYEKLDKCFESSSRSKEDAIQDARDKRDLKNAVVEEDIDKVKQLTYLEEDIDKVKQLTWASMKFPSPKADDAND is encoded by the coding sequence ATGACTACAGCACAAGAGCCAGAAAATAAAGGGCAAACTCAGCGCATTATTGCAGAACTTGTGGAAGATATCCAACATCTCACCGCTGAAATCCAAATGCTGTATTGCTCAGATTCTATTCCCTGGGTAGTCGGCTATTCCGGTGGCAAAGACTCAACAGCTGTTTTACAGCTTGTCTGGAATGCGATCTCATCCCTCCCACCAGAACAGCGAACCAAGCCAATCCATGTTATCTCAACAGACACCCTAGTCGAGAACCCCATAGTCTCTACCTGGGTACGCAACTCTTTAGCACAGATGAAGGCGGCTGCACAAAACCAAGGAATGCCGATAGAACCTCATCTACTCCACCCAAAAGTAAAGGAAACTTTCTGGGTAAACTTAATCGGCAAGGGCTACCCAGCACCCCGCAATCAATTTCGTTGGTGTACTGAACGCCTAAAAATCCATCCTGCTAACCACTTCATACGTAAGGTAGTGCGAGTTAGTGGTGAAACAATTCTTGTTTTGGGTACTCGTAAGGCTGAAAGTGCTAAACGTGCTGCCACAATGGAGAAGCATCAAGCACGTAGAGTGCGCGATCGCCTCAGTCCTAATGCCAGCCTACCTAACTCCTTGATTTATAGCCCTATTGAAGATTGGCGTAATGATGAAGTATGGATCTACTTGAATCAGTCGCAAAACCCTTGGGGATATAGCAATAAAGATTTATTAACCATGTATCGAGGGGCGACAGCAGACAACGAATGCCCCTTAGTTATAGATACTTCTACCCCTAGCTGTGGGGATTCTCGCTTTGGCTGTTGGGTTTGCACGTTGGTAAGCAAGGATAAATCGATGGAGGCGATGATCCAGAATGATGATGAAAAAGAATGGATGCAGCCTCTACTCGATATTCGTAATGAATTAGATGAAAGGGACGATCGCGACAAAAGAGACTTCCGTCGCATCTGGGGAGCTGTCCAGCTGTTTGAACGTAATGTTGACGACGAAACCTCAGTTGAACCAATCCCTGGTCCCTATACAAAATACTGGCGGGAACATTGGTTAAGGCGAGTCTTAGAAGCACAAACCCAAATTCGTCGCACTGCACCTCTGGAAATGCGCGACATCACCTTAATTACCCAGGATGAATTAAGCGAAATTCGCCGCATTTGGTTAGAAAAAAAACACGAATTTGATGACAGTTTGCCGCGTATTTATGAAGAAGTCACAGGCGAATCGTTCCAAGATATCCGTCCTGGTGCCGAGAGGAAACTCCTAGGCAGTGATGAATGGGAAGTGTTACAAGAAATTTGCAATGACGACGGGATGCATCTAGAACTGATGGCGAAACTGTTAGATACAGAACGCCAATTTCATGTCAAATCTCGGCGCGGCGTCTACGAAAAATTGGATAAATGCTTTGAAAGCAGTTCTCGCTCTAAAGAAGACGCAATTCAAGATGCCCGCGATAAGCGCGACTTAAAAAATGCTGTTGTAGAAGAAGATATTGATAAAGTGAAACAGCTAACTTATTTAGAAGAAGATATTGACAAAGTGAAACAGCTAACTTGGGCAAGCATGAAATTTCCATCGCCAAAAGCAGATGACGCTAATGACTAA
- the dndD gene encoding DNA sulfur modification protein DndD, whose protein sequence is MIFLELVLQNFGPYLGRQVINLRPETDENTRPIILIGGMNGGGKTTLMDAIRLALYGSRAQCSTRGNLSYNDFLTQSVNRNTPPTEKARIELAFEVIQDDKPTILRVVRYWEKEPKDGKDTLGILVDEEWPDKALANTWDEYIENLLPLGISNLFLFDGEQVKELAELDTPPPLVVGAIQSLLGLELSERLSADLDILVSRKRKEIASAKELATLEEIEQRLNVQKDELEAATQEVGSLRNNLDRAEEKQREASEKFLYEGGKIASDRNRLEKQKDHFTTQAEKAREALRELAAGTFPLTLISPLLEQAKSQAEKESRQQQKKIARDVLIERDYRLLNYISELSLVSEQLDKIKFFLNQENQQLEEEIANNESPWLLAELEEIKELDNFLNFGINTAKFRAKEKLEELENLEIEIDALDRQIATAASPEAYQQLQDAVREANNAVAKAQVAHEMASRRCEELNRAIAKTKKELADYSEDNIKLKNNQHIIASVAKVQATLKLFREKLTLKKLNKLEIEVTECFRYLLHKSDLVHRVAIDTQTFSLSIYDPQGQPVPKHRLSAGEKQLLAIAFLWGLARVAGHHLPVAIDTPLGRLDSSHRQNLVERYFPSASHQVILLSTDTEVGKTEAERLRELDAIAHEYLLKYDTSDRQTTVVPGYFW, encoded by the coding sequence GTGATATTTCTCGAACTCGTCCTGCAAAATTTCGGCCCTTATCTGGGGCGACAAGTCATCAACCTCCGCCCCGAAACTGATGAAAATACTCGCCCGATTATCTTAATTGGCGGCATGAATGGCGGCGGTAAAACGACCCTGATGGACGCCATTCGCCTTGCCTTATACGGTTCTCGCGCCCAATGTTCTACACGCGGAAACTTAAGCTACAACGACTTTCTTACCCAGTCAGTCAACCGCAACACCCCACCCACAGAAAAAGCCCGAATTGAATTAGCTTTTGAAGTCATTCAAGACGACAAACCAACTATTTTAAGAGTTGTCCGATATTGGGAAAAGGAACCCAAAGACGGAAAAGATACTCTCGGTATTCTAGTAGATGAAGAATGGCCCGATAAAGCTCTTGCCAACACCTGGGACGAATACATTGAGAACCTGCTACCGCTGGGAATTTCTAATCTATTTTTGTTTGACGGCGAACAGGTAAAAGAACTTGCCGAATTAGATACTCCACCCCCTTTAGTTGTAGGGGCAATTCAATCGCTATTAGGCTTAGAACTCTCAGAACGTCTATCCGCGGATTTAGATATCCTCGTTAGCCGTAAGCGCAAAGAAATTGCTAGCGCTAAAGAACTCGCTACCTTAGAAGAAATTGAACAAAGACTTAATGTACAAAAAGATGAATTAGAAGCTGCAACCCAAGAAGTAGGTTCTCTGCGAAATAACTTAGATAGGGCTGAAGAAAAGCAGCGTGAAGCCTCTGAAAAATTTCTGTACGAAGGCGGGAAAATTGCGAGCGATCGCAACCGTCTAGAAAAACAAAAAGACCATTTCACAACCCAAGCAGAAAAGGCGCGGGAGGCGCTGCGAGAATTAGCTGCTGGTACCTTTCCCCTCACTTTAATTTCTCCCCTGCTTGAACAAGCTAAATCCCAAGCCGAAAAGGAAAGCCGTCAACAACAGAAAAAAATCGCACGGGATGTTTTGATAGAACGAGACTATCGCCTCTTAAATTATATTTCCGAATTGTCATTAGTTTCCGAGCAACTTGACAAAATCAAATTTTTCCTGAACCAAGAAAATCAACAACTTGAGGAAGAAATTGCGAACAATGAAAGTCCCTGGTTATTAGCAGAATTAGAAGAAATTAAGGAACTGGATAACTTCTTAAATTTTGGCATCAATACTGCTAAATTTAGAGCCAAAGAAAAACTAGAAGAACTAGAAAACCTAGAAATTGAGATAGATGCTCTCGATAGACAGATAGCCACTGCTGCTTCTCCAGAAGCGTATCAACAACTACAAGACGCTGTTAGAGAAGCGAATAATGCAGTCGCGAAAGCTCAAGTTGCTCATGAAATGGCTAGCCGCCGTTGCGAAGAATTAAATAGAGCGATCGCTAAAACCAAAAAAGAATTAGCAGACTATAGCGAAGACAATATCAAGCTAAAAAATAATCAGCACATTATCGCCTCCGTTGCCAAAGTTCAAGCGACCCTAAAGCTATTTCGGGAAAAATTAACCCTGAAAAAACTGAATAAATTAGAAATAGAAGTAACCGAGTGTTTCCGCTATCTGCTGCACAAATCTGACTTAGTGCATCGCGTAGCCATTGACACTCAAACCTTCAGCCTTTCTATCTACGATCCGCAGGGACAACCCGTACCAAAGCATCGCCTCTCAGCCGGAGAAAAGCAATTACTTGCGATCGCTTTCTTATGGGGATTAGCACGGGTTGCCGGACACCATTTACCTGTAGCAATCGATACACCCCTGGGGCGACTAGATTCTTCCCACCGACAGAATTTAGTTGAGCGATATTTTCCCTCTGCCAGTCATCAGGTGATTCTATTATCCACCGATACTGAGGTTGGCAAAACTGAAGCCGAAAGGTTGCGAGAATTGGATGCGATCGCTCACGAGTATCTGCTGAAGTATGACACAAGCGATCGGCAGACAACCGTAGTACCCGGTTATTTCTGGTGA
- the ndhK gene encoding photosynthetic/respiratory NAD(P)H-quinone oxidoreductase subunit K, whose translation MKSNGNADIAALKAQQKEKILNPIERPTVTQELSENVILTTVDDLYNWSRLSSLWPLLFGTACCFIEVAAMIGSRFDFDRFGLVPRSSPRQADLIITAGTINMKMAPALVRLYEQMPDPKYVIAMGACTITGGMFSADSPTAVRGVDKLIPVDVYLPGCPPRPEAIMDAIIKLRKKIGNDSIQERDQFQQVHRYYSTTHKMQAVDTIHDGKYLQLATRQTPPQELAAAMGMPVAPALLTPEKQEEGRG comes from the coding sequence ATGAAATCTAACGGTAACGCCGATATTGCTGCCCTGAAGGCGCAGCAGAAAGAGAAGATCCTTAACCCGATTGAGCGACCTACTGTTACTCAAGAACTGTCTGAAAATGTCATCCTGACAACGGTTGACGACCTCTACAACTGGTCGCGGCTTTCCAGCCTGTGGCCTCTGTTGTTTGGAACCGCCTGCTGCTTCATTGAAGTGGCAGCGATGATTGGCTCCCGGTTTGATTTTGACAGATTTGGTCTGGTTCCCCGTTCTAGCCCTCGGCAAGCTGATTTAATTATTACTGCTGGCACGATTAACATGAAGATGGCACCGGCTCTGGTGCGCCTTTATGAGCAGATGCCAGATCCCAAGTACGTGATTGCAATGGGAGCCTGCACGATTACTGGCGGGATGTTCAGCGCTGATTCCCCGACTGCGGTGCGGGGTGTGGATAAGCTGATTCCTGTCGATGTCTATTTGCCTGGATGTCCCCCACGTCCGGAAGCGATCATGGATGCGATCATTAAACTGCGAAAGAAAATCGGGAATGATTCTATCCAAGAGCGGGATCAGTTTCAGCAAGTCCATCGCTATTACAGCACTACTCACAAGATGCAAGCTGTAGACACCATCCACGATGGCAAGTATTTACAGTTAGCAACTCGCCAAACTCCGCCGCAGGAGTTGGCGGCAGCGATGGGTATGCCTGTAGCACCCGCACTGTTAACACCAGAAAAACAGGAGGAAGGTCGTGGCTGA
- a CDS encoding DNA phosphorothioation system restriction enzyme, giving the protein MHPSEGHEIPLGCPRIPASLQLRQYQQEAVASWFANQGRGTLKMATGSGKTITALAIATSLYQQIGLQVLLVVCPYRHLVTQWARECEKFGLQPVLAFENVRNWQSQLSTHLYNLRSGNQRFLTLITTNATLMSEGLQSQLKYFPDKTLIVGDEAHNLGARQLEKSLPSRVGLRLALSATPERYFDDEGTQSLFDYFGRVLEPEFTLKDAIQQGALVHYLYYPILVELTEAEARAYVKLTARIGRALLFQERENGASKSNWEDREELKPLLMQRARLIGAASNKLTALRELMSRRLETTHTLFYCGDGSVESTRQLKAVAKILGDGLGYRINTYTAQTPLSERENLRCQFESGDLQGLVAIRCLDEGVDIPAIQNAVILASSSNPRQFIQRRGRILRPHPGKQRATLFDMIVVPPELDRETLEVERNLLRKELRRFVEFADLADNSVEARVKLLDLQRNYELMDM; this is encoded by the coding sequence CTGCATCCCTCAGAAGGGCATGAAATACCCCTAGGATGCCCCAGAATACCAGCGTCTTTACAACTGCGACAGTATCAGCAGGAAGCGGTTGCTAGCTGGTTTGCCAATCAAGGCAGAGGAACGCTGAAGATGGCGACGGGGAGTGGAAAGACGATTACGGCGCTAGCGATCGCTACCTCACTCTATCAACAGATTGGTTTGCAAGTGTTGCTGGTCGTGTGTCCCTACCGACATCTGGTGACACAGTGGGCGCGAGAATGCGAGAAATTTGGACTACAGCCAGTTTTAGCTTTTGAGAATGTACGTAACTGGCAGAGTCAGCTATCAACGCACCTATACAATCTGCGTTCTGGCAATCAACGGTTTCTCACGCTTATTACAACAAATGCCACCTTAATGAGTGAGGGATTGCAATCTCAACTCAAGTATTTTCCAGATAAAACGCTAATTGTAGGAGATGAAGCGCATAACCTCGGTGCAAGGCAGTTGGAGAAAAGTCTGCCTTCTAGAGTGGGATTAAGACTAGCGCTATCTGCAACACCAGAACGATATTTTGATGATGAAGGTACGCAATCTTTATTTGACTATTTTGGCAGAGTTTTAGAGCCGGAATTTACGCTGAAAGATGCAATTCAACAGGGGGCGTTGGTGCATTATTTGTACTACCCTATCCTGGTAGAACTAACAGAGGCAGAAGCCCGTGCTTATGTAAAATTAACCGCTAGGATTGGCAGGGCGCTGTTGTTCCAGGAACGCGAGAACGGTGCTAGCAAAAGCAATTGGGAAGACCGTGAAGAACTCAAGCCATTGTTGATGCAACGGGCGAGATTAATTGGTGCTGCTAGCAACAAGTTAACTGCTTTGCGCGAGTTAATGAGTAGACGCTTGGAGACGACGCACACTTTATTTTATTGCGGAGATGGTTCTGTAGAAAGCACGCGCCAATTGAAAGCCGTTGCTAAAATTTTGGGAGATGGATTGGGATACCGAATCAACACCTACACTGCCCAAACTCCATTATCAGAAAGAGAAAATTTGCGGTGTCAATTTGAGTCGGGAGATTTACAAGGTTTGGTGGCGATTCGGTGTCTAGATGAGGGTGTCGATATTCCAGCAATTCAGAATGCTGTAATTTTAGCTAGTAGCAGCAATCCGCGCCAATTTATTCAGCGTCGAGGACGAATTTTGCGCCCTCACCCAGGCAAGCAACGCGCCACTTTATTTGACATGATTGTAGTGCCACCAGAGCTAGATCGGGAAACTTTGGAAGTAGAACGCAATTTGTTAAGAAAGGAATTGCGGCGATTTGTAGAGTTTGCTGACTTAGCGGATAATTCGGTCGAAGCTAGAGTTAAATTACTGGATTTACAGAGAAACTACGAGTTGATGGATATGTAA
- the ndhC gene encoding photosynthetic/respiratory NAD(P)H-quinone oxidoreductase subunit C, producing MFVLSGYEYFLGFLLASSLVPILALTASKLLRPSGSSPERRTTYESGMEPIGGAWIQFNIRYYMFALVFVIFDVETVFLYPWAVAFNRLGVLAFIEALVFIAILVVALVYAWRKGALEWS from the coding sequence GTGTTTGTCCTCAGTGGGTATGAGTATTTTTTAGGCTTCTTGCTAGCTTCCAGTCTGGTGCCGATTTTGGCGCTGACTGCCTCCAAGCTCCTGCGGCCCAGTGGTAGTAGTCCGGAGCGGCGCACCACTTACGAATCTGGCATGGAACCGATTGGGGGAGCCTGGATTCAGTTCAACATCCGCTATTACATGTTTGCGCTGGTTTTCGTCATTTTTGATGTTGAAACTGTTTTCCTGTATCCGTGGGCCGTTGCCTTCAATCGCCTAGGTGTACTGGCGTTTATTGAAGCTTTGGTCTTTATTGCAATTCTTGTAGTTGCTCTTGTTTATGCGTGGCGCAAAGGAGCCTTAGAATGGTCATGA